In Buchnera aphidicola (Cinara curtihirsuta), the genomic window TCTAATAAATGTATATTTTTTATTAAATTAAAGAAAAAATTTTTAATAATATTTAGTTTTTTTATAGGAATAATATTTTTTTCTATACACTTTTTAATAGCATTTTCTAATTGATTAGTAATAGTAGCTGGAGCAGATAATACTACAGATATTTGATTATTTTTTATTTTATTAGTAATAATTGAGGATACTTGTATAAATTTTTCTGCATTTGCAAGTGATGTACCTCCAAATTTTAATGTTTTCATAAATGTAATCTCTTGTTAAAAAATTATTTAGATTTATTCTGTTGTTGATAGTATTAAATACTATATATAGAATATATTGATTAATAGTATATATTTATTAGAATATATATAAAATTTTGATTTTATTGTTATGAATGATATGAAAAATATTTAGAATATAAATATTTTTATTTGTAAATAATAATATTTATTATTATAAACATATTTATAGGTAAATTAATAAATTATATCATAATATTAATATTTTTTTTATTATTTTTTTTTATAAAATATTAAAAATTAAAGTTATATTTTTATTATAAAATTTATTTTTTCTAAAATAAAATATTTTATATATATAAAATATATTTTTTTTTGGTTTAATATATTTACAAAGATTTAATTTTGACTAATATTTATATTATTAATATATGTTTATCAATATATTTTTTTGAAAAATTTTAATATTATAATTATAATATAATTTTTATAGATTTTATTTATATATATATAAATATATATAATATATATTATTATTTTTTTTAAAAAAAAGTTTTTTTTTTATTCCAAAAAAATAAAATCTTTTTTAGTTCAATTTTATTTTCTATTTTTGATCTTAGTGTAGTTAATTCTAAAGCTTGAAAAAAATTATTATTTTGAATGATTTTTTTAATTTCGTATTTTTTTTTCATTTCTATATCTTTTTGCAAATTCCATATTTTTTTAATAATTAAAATAATATTTTTAGGAATACCAAGTAGAATTGAATATTTTTTTAAAATATAATTTACAGAAATAGAATATGCTTTAGAATATTTTAATTTTTTAGTATTTAATAGTATTTGTATTTTTTCTATTAGTGGATACCATAATAATGTAGCAAATAAAAAGGACGGATAACATATAAGTTTTCTATTAATAATAGAATCTATTTTTTTTAAACATTTTATAATAATATTTTTTAAAAATATTTTGTTTTTTTTACTAAGGGTATGAAATAAAAACGGTAGAAGAGGATATATTAAAGAATATTTTCTTAATCTTATATAAGTTAAATAACCATATCCAAAACAAAATAATTTTATAGATTCATTAAATAATCGCGCGGGTGGTATATTTTTTAGTAAATTTGAAAGTTTAATTATTGGTTCTGCAGTTTTTTTATCTATATGCATATGTAATCTTACTGAAAAACGAATTACTCGTAACATACGTACAGGATCTTCTCTATATCTTGTTTCAGCATCACCTATT contains:
- the pcnB gene encoding polynucleotide adenylyltransferase PcnB, translated to MNHIIKKNHNISQKKISKNSIKVLYRLNKSGYEAYLVGGGVRDLLLGKKPKDFDIATNAKPNEIRKLFKNCRLIGRRFIIAHLIFKSEIIEVSTFRAKNNNIENNKLYFNSKKINNGMLLFDNTFGKIEEDVYRRDLTINALYYSIKDFGIRDYVGGIKDIKLKIIRLIGDAETRYREDPVRMLRVIRFSVRLHMHIDKKTAEPIIKLSNLLKNIPPARLFNESIKLFCFGYGYLTYIRLRKYSLIYPLLPFLFHTLSKKNKIFLKNIIIKCLKKIDSIINRKLICYPSFLFATLLWYPLIEKIQILLNTKKLKYSKAYSISVNYILKKYSILLGIPKNIILIIKKIWNLQKDIEMKKKYEIKKIIQNNNFFQALELTTLRSKIENKIELKKILFFWNKKKTFF